In one Triplophysa dalaica isolate WHDGS20190420 chromosome 9, ASM1584641v1, whole genome shotgun sequence genomic region, the following are encoded:
- the stard10 gene encoding START domain-containing protein 10: protein MSGEAVLIPDDRAFSSFKEECQSEEGWNYTYNKNNISVLIQGLEEDKSLHKIKCRMQCKDIPAETMYDVLHDIEYRRKWDANVIETFDIGKLTVNADVGYYSWKCPKPLKNRDVITLRSWLPMGNDYIIMNYSVKHVKYPPKKDLVRAVSIQTGYLIQRTGPTSCTLTYLAQVDPRGSLPKWVVNKSSQFLAPKAMKRISKACLRYPEWKQKHNPAFKPWLYPEQNPLSSIAQGELSIQHAESLENIDESSLRESKDERAEHSDEEGPH, encoded by the exons ATGTCCGGGGAAGCGGTTCTGATACCGGATGATCGAGCCTTCAGCAGCTTCAAAGAGGAGTGTCAGTCAGAGGAAGGCTGGAATTACAcctacaacaaaaacaacatcagcGTCCTGATCCAAGGGCTGGAGGAGGACAAGAGTTTACACAAGATAAAG TGTCGGATGCAGTGTAAAGATATTCCTGCAGAAACCATGTATGACGTGCTTCATGACATCGAGTATCGCCGGAAATGGGACGCTAATGTCATCGAGACGTTTGACATTGGCAAACTGACGGTTAATGCAGATGTGGGATATTACTCCT ggaaGTGTCCTAAACCATTGAAGAATCGTGATGTCATCACACTTCGCTCTTGGTTGCCGATGGGGAACGACTACATCATCATGAATTACTCTGTCAAACACGTT AAATACCCTCCAAAGAAAGATCTGGTGCGGGCCGTCTCTATTCAGACCGGATACCTGATCCAGCGCACTGGACCCACCAGCTGCACCCTAACTTACCTGGCACAGGTTGATCCCAGAG GTTCTCTACCTAAATGGGTTGTTAACAAGTCTTCCCAGTTCCTGGCACCCAAA GCGATGAAGCGTATCAGTAAAGCGTGTCTTCGGTACCCCGAGTGGAAACAGAAGCACAACCCGGCGTTCAAGCCGTGGTTATACCCGGAGCAGAACCCTCTGTCCAGCATCGCTCAGGGTGAGCTCTCCATACAGCACGCCGAATCTCTGGAGAACATCGACGAGAGCTCGCTGAGGGAGAGCAAAGATGAGCGCGCTGAACACAGCGATGAAGAGGGACcccactga